The Populus trichocarpa isolate Nisqually-1 chromosome 11, P.trichocarpa_v4.1, whole genome shotgun sequence genome has a segment encoding these proteins:
- the LOC7460850 gene encoding receptor-like protein kinase THESEUS 1, with protein MVRMKGESWLPVVVAFVLFELIGHNISFAAFTPPDNYLIACGSSQSVTFQGKTYVPDSGHSSPTIKSGASVIAKSNSSFPSPIYQSARIFSGISSYKFDIKQEGRHWIRLYFYPIPNSGHNLMSSLITVATDDFVLLNNFTFKNYNGSYMFKEYAVNVTSDTLTLSFIHSNNSVTFVNAIEVVSVPDGVLPDQALAINPSSTVSGLSELAFETVFRLNTGGPLITAENDTLGRIWENDAKYLHVNSSALNVSVNPASIRYPATLTTEIAPNWVYASAEVMGDAKVANMNFNITWVFSVNQNFSYFVRAHFCDIVSKALNNLVFNLYINDDIAVESLDLSTFTGGLNVPYYKDFVSNASVDSDTFTVSIGPDTTSDMINAIMNGLEIFKISNEVKSLDGLSSVESVLPQSPSKKKKIGIIIGSIVGALGAFGLIGLCYCCLAARRSKTTTHQAHPWLPLPLYGNSQTMTKMSTTSQKSGTASCISLASSNLGRLFTFQEILNATNKFDESLLLGIGGFGRVYKGTLEDGTKVAVKRGNPRSEQGLAEFRTEIEMLSKLRHRHLVSLIGYCDERSEMILVYEYMANGPLRSHLYGTDLPPLSWKQRLEICIGAGRGLHYLHTGAAQSIIHRDVKTTNILLDESFVAKVADFGLSKTGPALDQTHVSTAVKGSFGYLDPEYFRRQQLTEKSDVYSFGVVLMEVLCTRPALNPVLPREQVNIAEWAMTWQKKGMLDQIMDSNLAGKVNPASLKKFGETAEKCLAEHGVDRPSMGDVLWNLEYALQLEETSSALMEPEDNSTNHIPGIPLTPLEPFDNSTSIIDGGNSGTEDDAEDVATSAVFSQLVNPRGR; from the coding sequence ATGGTGAGGATGAAAGGAGAGAGTTGGTTACCTGTAGTTGTTGCTTTCGTTTTATTTGAGCTCATTGGTCATAATATATCATTTGCTGCATTCACTCCTCCTGATAACTACTTGATTGCTTGTGGTTCTTCACAAAGTGTCACCTTTCAAGGTAAAACTTATGTTCCTGATTCAGGGCATTCTTCTCCCACTATAAAAAGTGGGGCTTCTGTTATTGCTAAGTCCAATTCTAGTTTCCCATCTCCAATTTATCAATCTGCTCGAATTTTCTCCGGCATATCATCTTACAAATTTGATATTAAGCAAGAAGGCAGGCATTGGATCCGCCTTTATTTTTACCCTATTCCAAACTCAGGCCATAACTTGATGTCTTCGTTGATTACAGTAGCCACAGATGATTTTGTACTCCTGAACAATTTTACATTCAAGAACTATAATGGTTCTTATATGTTTAAGGAGTATGCAGTCAATGTGACTTCTGATACTTTGACCCTTTCCTTCATTCATTCAAACAATTCTGTCACATTTGTTAATGCAATCGAAGTTGTTTCTGTTCCTGATGGAGTACTTCCAGACCAGGCGTTAGCTATAAATCCGTCTTCTACTGTTAGTGGTCTTTCTGAACTTGCCTTCGAAACTGTTTTCCGGTTAAACACGGGAGGTCCGTTGATCACTGCTGAAAATGATACTCTTGGGAGGATTTGGGAGAATGATGCCAAATATCTCCATGTGAACAGCTCTGCATTGAATGTTTCAGTTAACCCTGCATCCATAAGATATCCAGCTACTCTCACTACTGAAATAGCACCAAATTGGGTTTATGCCTCCGCCGAAGTAATGGGAGATGCAAAAGTAGCCAACATGAACTTCAACATCACTTGGGTGTTCTCTGTCAACCAAAACTTCAGCTATTTTGTGCGGGCACATTTCTGTGATATCGTGAGCAAGGCTCTGAACAATCTTGTATTCAATCTGTACATAAATGATGATATTGCCGTTGAGAGTCTTGACCTCTCAACCTTTACTGGTGGCTTGAATGTACCCTATTACAAAGACTTTGTCTCCAACGCATCAGTAGATTCAGATACTTTCACTGTAAGTATTGGTCCAGATACAACATCGGATATGATAAATGCAATTATGAATGGGCTGGAGATTTTCAAAATCAGCAATGAAGTTAAAAGCTTGGATGGGCTTTCTTCTGTTGAGAGCGTCCTTCCTCAATCACCctcgaagaaaaagaagattggAATTATTATTGGTTCAATTGTTGGAGCCCTGGGTGCATTTGGTTTGATTGGTCTCTGTTACTGTTGCTTGGCAGCCCGCAGGTCAAAGACTACTACTCACCAGGCACATCCATGGCTGCCATTGCCATTATATGGAAACTCTCAGACCATGACCAAGATGTCCACAACTTCTCAAAAGAGTGGAACAGCAAGCTGCATCTCGTTGGCTTCCTCTAATCTTGGTCGGCTCTTCACATTCCAAGAAATCCTTAATGCAACGAACAAGTTTGATGAGAGCCTGCTTCTTGGGATTGGCGGCTTTGGCAGGGTGTACAAAGGAACCCTTGAAGATGGAACTAAAGTTGCTGTCAAAAGAGGAAATCCCAGATCTGAACAAGGTCTCGCTGAATTCCGAACAGAGATTGAAATGTTATCAAAGCTTCGCCACCGTCATCTTGTCTCTCTTATTGGCTATTGTGATGAGCGGTCTGAAATGATTCTTGTCTACGAATACATGGCTAATGGACCACTCAGGAGCCATCTATATGGCACCGATCTACCGCCTCTATCATGGAAGCAACGACTTGAAATATGCATTGGGGCTGGCAGGGGCCTGCATTATCTCCACACAGGTGCTGCTCAAAGCATTATTCACCGAGATGTTAAGACAACGAACATTCTTTTGGACGAGAGTTTCGTGGCCAAAGTTGCTGATTTTGGCCTCTCAAAAACAGGCCCAGCTCTTGATCAGACGCATGTGAGTACAGCTGTTAAGGGTAGCTTCGGTTACCTTGATCCTGAGTACTTCAGAAGGCAACAACTCACAGAGAAGTCAGATGTGTATTCATTTGGAGTGGTTTTAATGGAAGTTCTCTGCACTAGACCAGCTCTAAACCCTGTTCTCCCGAGGGAACAAGTCAATATAGCAGAGTGGGCAATGACCTGGCAGAAGAAGGGCATGCTGGATCAAATCATGGACTCTAATCTAGCAGGAAAGGTGAATCCAGCGTCTCTCAAAAAATTTGGGGAGACAGCTGAGAAATGCCTTGCAGAGCATGGAGTTGACAGGCCATCGATGGGAGATGTCTTGTGGAATCTTGAGTATGCTCTTCAGCTTGAGGAGACCTCATCTGCCCTCATGGAACCTGAAGATAACAGTACAAACCATATCCCAGGCATTCCATTGACGCCACTCGAACCATTCGATAACAGCACAAGTATAATTGATGGAGGGAATTCTGGAACAGAAGATGATGCCGAAGATGTGGCCACTAGTGCTGTATTTTCTCAGCTAGTAAATCCTCGTGGAAGATGA
- the LOC7462358 gene encoding uncharacterized protein LOC7462358, with amino-acid sequence MVCFCFLVDQTRKVRRFKPVAGSCSRCGHGASVADMRTSTRFCYVPFYWDSWRAVICTFCGAILKSYR; translated from the coding sequence ATGGTTTGTTTCTGTTTCTTGGTGGACCAAACAAGGAAGGTTAGAAGATTCAAGCCGGTAGCCGGGTCATGTTCAAGGTGCGGTCATGGTGCAAGCGTGGCTGATATGAGAACTTCAACAAGATTTTGTTATGTTCCATTTTACTGGGATTCTTGGAGAGCTGTTATTTGTACCTTTTGTGGAGCTATTCTCAAATCTTACAGATGA